The following are from one region of the Corynebacterium hindlerae genome:
- a CDS encoding exonuclease domain-containing protein, translated as MRLFKPNPAVADLQLLAVDIETTGLKPGRDKILSIGWVPVNGDVIDLSGAGYFVISDTADVSSSVSIHGLTDDALAAGVPLSEALPVFQEALGERVMLAHYASIERDFLRHALGRSFKPDIVDTFALERRHMERMGTYPRGEDLRLPRIRARYELPNYRSHNALTDALACAELYLCLIKKYSLGSLSNLQP; from the coding sequence ATGAGACTGTTCAAGCCAAACCCCGCAGTGGCGGACCTGCAGCTCCTCGCCGTGGACATCGAAACCACGGGACTTAAACCCGGACGCGACAAAATTCTGTCCATCGGTTGGGTGCCCGTCAACGGCGACGTCATCGACCTCTCCGGGGCCGGTTACTTCGTCATCTCCGACACCGCTGACGTCAGCTCCAGCGTGAGTATCCACGGGCTTACCGACGACGCCCTCGCCGCCGGGGTCCCCCTGTCTGAGGCACTCCCGGTGTTTCAGGAGGCGCTGGGGGAGCGAGTGATGCTCGCGCACTACGCCAGCATCGAACGAGACTTCCTCCGCCATGCACTAGGACGTTCCTTTAAGCCCGACATCGTGGATACCTTCGCACTCGAACGCCGCCATATGGAACGCATGGGAACCTACCCACGCGGCGAGGACCTGCGACTTCCGCGCATCCGAGCCCGGTACGAGCTCCCCAACTACCGTTCGCACAACGCACTTACCGACGCCCTGGCCTGCGCGGAACTGTATCTATGTCTTATAAAGAAATATTCCTTAGGTAGCTTAAGCAACCTGCAGCCATGA
- a CDS encoding fumarylacetoacetate hydrolase family protein produces the protein MRIGRIATPEGMTFCVIDDEGTTAKQIAGHPFEAPTYTGKEWPLSEVRLLAPMLPGKIVALGRNYADHVAEVFKKSAESLPPTIFIKPSTAVIGPGNAIKIPDFATKVEFEGEVAMVINRPCKNVKAEDWQDYVLGFTILNDVSSRDLQFADGQWARAKGIDTFAPMGPWIETDLSKFEFDNISIKAHLTQNGETTTPQDSNSNQMIKTFGEILEMITASMTLLPGDVVTTGSPAGTKEMFPGDFIEIEVPGIGKLGNPVERA, from the coding sequence ATGCGTATTGGACGAATTGCCACCCCAGAAGGAATGACCTTTTGTGTCATTGATGACGAAGGAACCACTGCCAAGCAAATTGCGGGCCACCCATTTGAGGCCCCAACTTATACCGGCAAAGAGTGGCCCCTCTCAGAGGTTCGCCTGCTCGCCCCAATGCTGCCAGGCAAAATTGTGGCACTGGGCCGTAACTACGCAGACCATGTAGCCGAGGTGTTCAAAAAGAGTGCAGAGTCCCTGCCTCCCACCATCTTCATCAAGCCATCCACCGCAGTCATCGGCCCTGGCAATGCCATCAAGATCCCTGACTTTGCCACCAAGGTCGAGTTCGAGGGCGAAGTGGCTATGGTGATTAACCGACCGTGCAAGAACGTCAAGGCAGAAGACTGGCAGGACTACGTGCTCGGCTTCACCATCCTCAACGACGTCTCCTCCCGCGACCTGCAGTTCGCCGACGGCCAGTGGGCACGCGCCAAGGGCATCGACACCTTCGCACCGATGGGCCCCTGGATCGAAACCGACCTGTCCAAGTTCGAGTTCGACAACATCTCCATCAAGGCGCACCTGACGCAAAACGGCGAGACCACCACGCCACAGGACTCCAACTCCAACCAGATGATCAAAACCTTTGGCGAAATCCTGGAGATGATCACCGCCTCCATGACGCTGCTGCCAGGCGATGTTGTCACCACCGGTTCTCCGGCTGGCACCAAGGAAATGTTCCCTGGTGACTTCATCGAGATCGAAGTACCGGGTATCGGCAAGCTGGGGAACCCAGTCGAGCGGGCATAG
- a CDS encoding RNA polymerase sigma factor, with protein sequence MNSEELSDAARFTRIYRETYPKVLTYMRRRTDEGTAPDLTAEVFTRAWRKRSDLWRAKTPLAWLYGISRNVVLEFYRSRGHDQEAMQALEHNVVQHADKNDAVDQALDIAAALKTMHEKDREILLLSAWEDLEGADLGAVLGVSAGAARVRLHRARARLTKTLNEALTEQHHKQRKEQ encoded by the coding sequence GTGAATTCAGAAGAGTTATCAGACGCTGCGCGTTTCACCAGGATTTACCGCGAGACGTATCCGAAGGTGCTGACGTATATGCGTCGCCGTACCGACGAAGGCACTGCCCCAGATCTCACTGCTGAAGTGTTTACCAGGGCGTGGCGAAAGCGCAGCGACCTGTGGCGAGCTAAAACCCCGTTGGCCTGGCTGTACGGAATCTCCCGCAATGTGGTGCTGGAGTTCTATCGCAGCCGAGGCCACGACCAAGAAGCCATGCAGGCGTTGGAACATAATGTTGTGCAGCACGCAGACAAAAACGACGCGGTAGATCAGGCCCTTGACATTGCCGCGGCACTGAAAACCATGCACGAAAAGGATCGCGAGATCCTGTTACTAAGTGCGTGGGAAGACTTAGAGGGCGCTGACCTTGGCGCAGTGCTGGGGGTATCAGCAGGTGCGGCACGTGTTCGGCTGCACCGGGCTCGCGCCCGACTCACTAAGACATTAAACGAGGCATTGACAGAGCAACACCATAAACAACGAAAAGAGCAGTAG
- a CDS encoding class I SAM-dependent methyltransferase has translation MSQHFEELYASKEQVWSGNPNENLVATVTGWEPGTALDIGCGEGADLAWLHEQGWQVTGIDPSPTAVQRAGKACPEASLHVGTFEELDLGTFDLVVACYVPLAKDAGEKLKASLNPGGTLVLLHHEFPEHQAPEDYLMPHNARELLGEDWEISVEKKARHVSEGHGKHHKDDLVLKAQCAQDGA, from the coding sequence ATGAGTCAACACTTTGAAGAGCTTTACGCATCCAAAGAACAGGTCTGGTCCGGCAATCCCAACGAAAACCTGGTAGCCACGGTCACCGGCTGGGAACCCGGCACTGCCCTGGATATCGGCTGCGGCGAAGGCGCCGACCTCGCATGGCTGCACGAACAGGGCTGGCAGGTGACCGGAATTGATCCCTCCCCGACCGCGGTCCAGCGCGCGGGGAAGGCATGCCCCGAGGCCTCCTTGCATGTGGGAACTTTTGAGGAGCTAGACCTCGGAACCTTCGACCTCGTGGTTGCCTGCTATGTGCCGCTGGCCAAGGATGCGGGCGAGAAGCTCAAGGCCTCCTTGAACCCGGGCGGGACGTTGGTCCTGCTCCATCACGAGTTCCCGGAGCACCAAGCGCCGGAGGACTACCTCATGCCGCACAATGCGCGCGAGCTACTTGGCGAAGACTGGGAGATCAGCGTGGAGAAGAAAGCACGCCACGTGAGTGAAGGCCACGGTAAGCATCACAAGGATGATCTCGTCCTAAAGGCCCAGTGCGCGCAGGATGGTGCGTAG
- a CDS encoding isochorismate synthase — protein MLDSIEPMRPTTAPDFLLSRAHGSVRTQGSVQSYTDPREAVAALKAGEHDMVVGALPFLRDAPAALTVPEKIIREDGPLEPHAYYRVGPGSELSAQVAGFDPSPGEHEERVAAAVGTLSHTPLEKVVLARAVDIDFDCPVDPRLVAARLIDNSSHCDGFIADLGPVGRGFLVGSSPEVLIKLQGSTVTAYPLAGSAPRNDDPVRDHLAGADLQASAKDLAEHRFVVEHLLRALEPVCSSLSAPSVPELTKTDEMWHLATPIVGTLSKEMNALELALLVHPTPAICGTPVDAAEALIEAVETPRGFYAGAVGWCDRSGDGEYMVAIRCAEVAPDGLTARAWAGGGIVSSSDPAAELAETDAKLRTILRALGL, from the coding sequence ATGCTGGATAGTATAGAGCCTATGCGTCCGACCACTGCACCCGACTTCCTGCTTTCCCGCGCACATGGATCTGTACGCACCCAAGGATCGGTGCAAAGCTACACGGACCCGCGGGAGGCTGTTGCCGCGCTCAAGGCCGGTGAGCATGACATGGTGGTGGGCGCACTCCCCTTTTTGCGCGATGCCCCGGCGGCGCTGACGGTGCCAGAAAAGATCATCCGTGAGGACGGCCCCCTGGAGCCGCACGCTTACTACCGGGTGGGCCCCGGTTCTGAGCTGTCCGCGCAGGTGGCGGGCTTTGATCCGTCCCCTGGGGAGCATGAGGAGCGCGTCGCGGCGGCGGTGGGGACCCTGTCGCACACCCCGCTGGAGAAGGTGGTGCTCGCGCGCGCCGTGGACATCGACTTTGATTGCCCGGTAGATCCCCGCCTGGTGGCGGCGCGACTCATCGACAACTCCAGTCACTGCGACGGGTTCATCGCCGATCTGGGCCCCGTCGGCCGCGGCTTCCTGGTCGGCAGCTCCCCGGAGGTGCTGATTAAGCTGCAGGGTTCCACCGTCACGGCCTACCCGCTCGCCGGTTCTGCGCCGCGTAACGACGACCCGGTCCGCGATCACCTAGCCGGCGCTGACCTGCAGGCCAGCGCCAAAGACCTCGCGGAACACCGCTTTGTGGTCGAGCATCTGCTTCGGGCGCTGGAGCCAGTGTGTTCTTCCCTTTCTGCGCCATCCGTTCCAGAGTTAACCAAAACCGACGAGATGTGGCATTTGGCTACGCCGATCGTCGGCACGCTTTCTAAAGAGATGAACGCGCTGGAACTGGCCCTTTTGGTTCACCCCACCCCCGCAATCTGCGGCACCCCGGTCGATGCCGCCGAGGCGCTCATTGAGGCGGTGGAAACCCCGCGCGGTTTCTATGCCGGGGCTGTCGGCTGGTGCGACCGATCCGGCGACGGCGAATACATGGTGGCTATTCGCTGCGCGGAAGTGGCTCCCGACGGGCTCACTGCCCGGGCGTGGGCTGGTGGCGGGATCGTCTCCTCGTCAGATCCTGCCGCTGAGCTTGCGGAAACGGATGCGAAGCTACGCACCATCCTGCGCGCACTGGGCCTTTAG
- the gltX gene encoding glutamate--tRNA ligase, which yields MTTRVRFCPSPTGTPHVGMVRTALFNWAYARHTGGKLIFRIEDTDAARDSEESYQAIIDSLTWLGMDWDEGVVKGGPHEPYRQSQRMDIYADVLRKLIDAGEVYPAYSTAAEVEERHKAAGRDPKLGYDNYDRDLTEEQIEAFKAEGREPVWRLRMPDKDWTWTDLVRGEITFKGSTQPDYVVARSNGAPLYTLVNPVDDALMGITHVLRGEDLLPSTPRQLALYEALQRIGVASFTPEFGHLPFVMGEGNKKLSKRDPQSNLFNHRDAGIIPEGMLNYLALLGWSLAGDEDIFTVQQLVENFDIKEVLSNPARFDEKKLLAINADHIRLLSPEDFASRFRAYLEEYTSFPASYDAEKFAFLASLTQTRIKTLSEGWDLVKFLFTADADLELDEKSARKNLKEDAVQPLQVAISVLTELETFDTASIEAALSKALIEDLELKPRKAYGALRVAISGAAVSPPLFESTELLGKESTLFRLRKCLEQTPYNAE from the coding sequence ATGACTACACGCGTTCGTTTCTGCCCATCCCCAACTGGTACCCCGCACGTCGGCATGGTGCGCACCGCCCTGTTCAACTGGGCATACGCCCGCCACACCGGCGGCAAGCTCATCTTCCGTATTGAGGACACCGACGCCGCACGCGATAGTGAGGAAAGCTACCAGGCCATCATCGACTCGCTCACCTGGCTGGGCATGGATTGGGACGAAGGCGTCGTCAAGGGCGGCCCGCACGAACCATACCGCCAGTCGCAGCGCATGGACATCTACGCCGACGTGTTGCGCAAGCTTATCGACGCCGGTGAGGTTTATCCCGCGTACTCAACGGCAGCCGAGGTGGAGGAACGCCACAAGGCAGCTGGTCGGGATCCGAAACTGGGATACGACAACTACGACCGCGACTTGACCGAAGAGCAGATCGAAGCGTTCAAGGCCGAGGGCCGCGAGCCAGTCTGGCGCCTGCGCATGCCTGACAAGGACTGGACCTGGACCGACCTCGTCCGTGGCGAGATCACCTTCAAGGGCTCCACCCAGCCGGACTATGTGGTGGCCCGCTCCAACGGTGCACCGCTGTATACGCTGGTCAACCCTGTCGACGATGCCCTCATGGGTATTACCCACGTCCTGCGCGGTGAGGACCTGCTGCCGTCGACCCCGCGCCAGCTTGCCCTTTACGAGGCGCTGCAGCGGATCGGTGTGGCGTCCTTTACTCCGGAGTTCGGCCACCTGCCATTCGTGATGGGGGAGGGCAACAAGAAGCTGTCCAAGCGTGACCCACAGTCCAATCTGTTCAACCACCGCGACGCCGGCATCATCCCAGAAGGCATGCTGAACTACCTGGCACTGCTGGGTTGGTCCCTCGCCGGCGATGAAGACATCTTCACGGTACAGCAGCTGGTGGAGAACTTCGACATCAAGGAAGTGCTGTCCAACCCAGCCCGCTTCGACGAAAAGAAGCTGCTCGCCATCAACGCCGACCACATCCGCCTGCTGTCTCCTGAGGATTTTGCTTCACGATTCCGTGCCTACCTGGAGGAGTACACCTCCTTCCCAGCTTCCTATGACGCGGAGAAATTCGCCTTCCTGGCATCGCTGACCCAGACCCGCATCAAGACCCTCTCCGAGGGCTGGGACCTGGTCAAATTCCTGTTCACTGCGGACGCCGACTTGGAGCTGGACGAGAAGTCTGCCCGCAAGAACCTGAAAGAGGACGCGGTGCAGCCACTCCAGGTGGCCATTTCCGTGCTTACGGAGCTGGAGACCTTTGATACGGCTTCGATCGAAGCTGCCCTGTCCAAGGCACTCATCGAGGACCTGGAACTCAAGCCACGCAAGGCCTACGGCGCGCTCCGCGTCGCCATCTCCGGCGCAGCCGTATCCCCACCGCTGTTCGAATCCACGGAACTGCTGGGCAAGGAATCCACCCTGTTCCGCCTCCGTAAGTGCCTGGAACAGACCCCTTACAACGCAGAATAA
- a CDS encoding SLC13 family permease, whose translation MSSDVHAESLAELTTDSPEQTAKEWPRQRAGLIGGVILALLVYFIFPSNAAEIVLNSDAEATADLQAMRITAAAAVLMGAWWMTEAIPLAATALVPLVIFPVLQVEEFGKVSGPYASPTIFLFMSGFILALGMQKWNLHRRLALVVVLAVGTKPKQLIAGFMIATGFLSMWVSNTATAVVMLPIGMSVLALTADIVGGFKEQKNFATALMLGIAYSASIGSLGTIIGTPPNALLVAYMAENHDIHIGFGKWMLVGVPLAVVFMAIAWFALVTVFKPEMNDIPGGREVIQRELVGMGAITAQEKMVGGVFLLAALSWIFVPFILKLTGSNLLLSDSAIGMTAAIMLFLIPANAKTGERLMDWTTANTLPWDVLLLFGGGLALSKMFSSSGLSLWIGELASGLAVLPTVLIIACVAALVLILTEFTSNTATAAAFLPIMGGVAVGIGLTEKGGDVNVLLLTIPVALAATCAFMLPVATPPNAIAFGSGYVKIGDMVKGGIWLNIIAVFLTTIVVYALAVPVFGLVV comes from the coding sequence GTGTCTTCGGACGTGCACGCGGAGTCGCTCGCGGAGCTGACTACCGATAGTCCTGAGCAAACAGCCAAAGAGTGGCCACGTCAACGAGCAGGGTTAATCGGTGGCGTCATTTTGGCATTGCTGGTGTACTTCATTTTCCCCAGCAACGCGGCGGAAATTGTGCTGAATTCTGACGCTGAGGCTACCGCTGACTTGCAGGCCATGCGTATTACCGCCGCCGCGGCTGTGCTGATGGGTGCGTGGTGGATGACGGAAGCTATTCCGCTCGCCGCAACGGCTCTGGTACCCCTGGTGATTTTCCCAGTGTTGCAGGTGGAGGAGTTCGGTAAGGTTTCTGGACCATACGCCTCACCAACCATCTTCCTGTTCATGTCTGGATTCATCCTTGCCCTGGGCATGCAGAAATGGAATCTGCACCGTCGGCTCGCACTGGTGGTGGTGCTGGCGGTTGGAACGAAACCGAAGCAGCTGATCGCCGGCTTCATGATCGCAACAGGCTTTTTGTCCATGTGGGTGTCTAACACCGCAACCGCCGTGGTGATGCTGCCGATCGGTATGTCCGTGTTGGCGCTCACCGCGGACATCGTCGGCGGTTTCAAGGAACAAAAGAACTTCGCTACCGCGCTGATGCTGGGCATTGCGTACTCCGCGTCGATCGGTTCCCTGGGCACGATCATCGGTACTCCTCCAAATGCGCTGCTGGTCGCTTACATGGCAGAAAACCATGACATTCACATTGGCTTCGGCAAATGGATGCTAGTCGGTGTGCCACTGGCAGTGGTCTTCATGGCGATCGCATGGTTCGCGCTGGTGACGGTATTCAAGCCAGAGATGAACGACATTCCGGGTGGTCGCGAGGTCATCCAGCGTGAACTGGTTGGAATGGGCGCCATTACCGCGCAGGAGAAAATGGTGGGAGGCGTGTTCCTTCTTGCAGCGTTGTCCTGGATTTTCGTTCCATTCATCCTGAAGCTGACCGGTTCGAACCTGCTGCTGTCCGATTCCGCGATCGGTATGACCGCAGCTATCATGCTGTTCCTTATCCCTGCGAACGCGAAAACCGGTGAACGCTTGATGGACTGGACCACGGCTAACACCTTGCCGTGGGACGTGCTGCTGCTGTTCGGTGGTGGCCTGGCGCTGTCGAAGATGTTCTCCAGCTCGGGTCTTTCCCTGTGGATCGGTGAGCTGGCTTCTGGCCTGGCCGTGCTGCCAACGGTTCTGATCATCGCTTGCGTTGCGGCGCTGGTGCTTATCTTGACGGAGTTCACGTCGAACACTGCTACCGCAGCGGCCTTTCTCCCAATCATGGGTGGTGTAGCTGTGGGTATCGGCCTGACCGAAAAAGGTGGCGACGTCAACGTGCTGCTGCTCACCATCCCGGTAGCGCTCGCTGCTACCTGTGCATTCATGCTTCCAGTGGCCACTCCACCGAACGCGATTGCCTTCGGTTCCGGCTACGTCAAGATCGGCGACATGGTCAAGGGCGGTATCTGGTTGAACATCATCGCGGTGTTCCTGACCACCATTGTGGTTTACGCACTCGCTGTACCTGTGTTTGGACTAGTGGTGTAA
- a CDS encoding MMPL family transporter, with translation MFEALYGTRRRALLTVIGWIVLIGALTITAPTLDDVLTPGNNDAGPSAPSTKAEQVIEENFPDSDAVPAILTVRGGDENVAKALATIDSVRDEASRFGPSISAACQRPGPNCVPANPQEAVSADGDTHLVIVPVTGDPTTTEYRDDIKTLRAQLSEAFDGVDLTSDESPVHVTGPVGIVTDTVNVFAGGDKVLLLATVLLVLVILLAVYRAPLMALLPLFAVGMAMRLAQTTGALAADAGLIEISSQTASIMTVLLFGVGTDYALIITARWREQLRDTSEGGAAMVQAMRRVLPVLLSSVGTIVAAMLALLATQSPALRGFGPYLALGVIAAMIASLTLLPALMVLAGRAALWPTKPELGHDSKIWTKVADLTSHKPKAVLAGSVALMIVLSCGLMNYAVSYNLMSGFRVATDSAAGQKVIAQDFGKGEIAPSTLVITGQNAGDAAAAVAEKLPQQLDDAVRRASFSPRQDVSEDGSVARVDIVLKEDPYEVEAFDLLNRATDTAKEIAGPQYDVESSGETAIARDSADEVTADFLLLVPLIFVIIGLILAVLLRSWLAPLYLIATLALSFAATLGLVAFIALNVQGDTGYGSFVPVYVLVFLTALGVDYTIFVMARLREELHDKTMVEAMRRAIITTGGVVSSAGLILAATFAVLMTQPIRELYQFGMAMMLGILIDTFIIRPLMVPAIVSLLGDRALLPSKPGVAAR, from the coding sequence ATGTTTGAGGCGCTGTATGGCACGCGTAGACGTGCACTGTTAACCGTGATCGGATGGATAGTACTGATCGGAGCGTTGACGATTACAGCGCCCACCTTGGATGATGTCCTAACCCCAGGTAACAATGACGCAGGCCCTAGTGCACCGTCCACTAAGGCTGAACAGGTCATAGAAGAAAACTTCCCGGACTCGGATGCGGTTCCCGCGATCCTTACGGTCCGGGGCGGGGATGAAAACGTGGCCAAGGCCCTGGCCACCATCGATTCGGTGCGGGATGAGGCTTCCCGCTTCGGGCCGTCGATTAGCGCTGCATGTCAGCGCCCGGGACCCAACTGCGTCCCAGCCAACCCTCAGGAGGCAGTCAGCGCCGACGGTGACACTCACTTGGTGATCGTGCCTGTGACGGGCGACCCAACTACTACTGAGTATCGTGACGATATTAAAACGCTCCGCGCGCAGCTAAGTGAAGCGTTCGACGGGGTAGATCTCACCAGCGATGAGTCACCAGTGCACGTCACTGGACCAGTGGGAATCGTCACCGATACTGTCAATGTGTTTGCCGGCGGCGACAAGGTGCTACTGCTGGCTACGGTGCTGCTGGTTCTTGTGATTCTGTTAGCGGTGTACCGCGCGCCACTCATGGCGCTGCTGCCACTGTTTGCGGTGGGGATGGCAATGCGTTTGGCGCAGACCACCGGAGCGCTAGCAGCTGACGCTGGGCTCATTGAGATTTCAAGCCAAACCGCATCAATCATGACAGTTTTGCTTTTCGGCGTTGGTACGGATTACGCGTTGATTATCACTGCCCGTTGGCGAGAGCAGCTGCGCGATACCAGCGAGGGGGGAGCTGCGATGGTGCAGGCAATGCGTCGCGTCCTGCCCGTACTACTTTCCAGCGTTGGCACTATCGTGGCTGCCATGTTGGCGCTGCTCGCGACTCAATCTCCTGCGCTGCGCGGATTCGGCCCATATCTTGCGCTCGGGGTGATCGCAGCAATGATCGCCTCTCTGACCTTGCTGCCAGCCCTGATGGTGCTCGCGGGGCGTGCGGCCCTATGGCCAACCAAGCCGGAACTTGGTCATGACTCCAAGATTTGGACCAAGGTTGCGGACCTAACTTCCCACAAGCCCAAGGCGGTGCTTGCTGGCTCGGTTGCCCTGATGATTGTCCTGAGCTGCGGTTTGATGAACTACGCGGTTTCCTACAACCTCATGTCCGGTTTTCGCGTTGCTACCGACTCCGCGGCTGGCCAAAAGGTCATCGCGCAGGATTTCGGTAAAGGTGAAATAGCGCCGTCCACCCTCGTTATCACCGGACAGAACGCAGGGGATGCGGCCGCCGCCGTTGCCGAGAAACTCCCACAGCAGCTTGACGACGCCGTGCGCCGCGCATCGTTTAGCCCCCGCCAGGATGTCTCTGAGGATGGCTCGGTAGCTAGGGTAGATATCGTTCTCAAAGAAGACCCCTACGAGGTCGAAGCATTCGATCTGCTGAATCGTGCCACCGATACTGCAAAAGAGATTGCCGGGCCTCAATATGATGTCGAAAGCTCAGGTGAAACAGCAATTGCCCGCGATAGTGCGGACGAGGTCACTGCCGACTTCTTGCTGCTCGTGCCACTCATTTTCGTGATCATCGGACTCATTTTGGCCGTACTCCTACGTTCCTGGCTTGCGCCGTTGTACCTGATTGCGACCCTGGCCCTGTCCTTCGCAGCAACGTTGGGACTTGTTGCATTCATCGCTCTTAACGTTCAAGGCGACACAGGATACGGCAGCTTCGTTCCCGTGTACGTGCTGGTGTTCCTCACCGCTCTCGGCGTGGACTACACCATTTTTGTGATGGCTCGACTGCGGGAAGAACTGCACGACAAAACGATGGTGGAAGCGATGCGAAGGGCCATCATTACAACGGGCGGTGTTGTCTCTTCGGCAGGTCTAATTCTTGCTGCGACTTTCGCTGTCCTCATGACACAACCAATCCGCGAACTGTATCAGTTCGGCATGGCCATGATGCTCGGAATTTTGATCGATACGTTCATCATCCGGCCACTCATGGTGCCGGCGATCGTATCCCTGCTAGGGGATCGTGCCCTGCTGCCTAGCAAACCAGGTGTGGCTGCGCGCTAG
- a CDS encoding NAD-dependent deacylase, protein MRQVPDPVQTLVDKAQRIVAFTGAGMSAESGLETYRDAETGLWENVDPTAMASIDAWARNPDPMWRWYLERARRASEAKPNAGHRALASFPVITQNIDNLHERGGSQEVIHLHGSLFDYRCTICSRPFRGELTHTPPACPLCGNLIRPGVVWFGEMLPTKEWARAEELIQECDLLIVVGTSGIVQPAASLPLLARNVLEISPDETNLTPIASYSWRTTAAQGLPLLF, encoded by the coding sequence ATGAGGCAGGTTCCAGATCCCGTCCAGACGCTCGTCGACAAGGCGCAGCGTATCGTCGCCTTCACCGGCGCTGGCATGAGCGCCGAATCTGGGCTGGAAACCTACCGTGACGCCGAAACCGGCCTGTGGGAAAACGTTGACCCCACCGCCATGGCCAGCATCGACGCCTGGGCCCGCAACCCAGACCCCATGTGGCGCTGGTACTTAGAGCGCGCCCGCCGCGCCTCCGAGGCTAAGCCCAACGCCGGCCACCGCGCCCTGGCGTCCTTTCCGGTGATCACACAAAACATCGACAACCTGCACGAACGTGGCGGATCCCAAGAGGTCATCCACCTTCATGGCAGCCTCTTCGACTACCGCTGCACCATCTGCTCCCGCCCCTTTCGCGGTGAGCTCACCCACACCCCACCGGCTTGCCCACTATGCGGGAATCTCATCAGGCCCGGCGTGGTGTGGTTCGGAGAGATGCTCCCTACTAAAGAATGGGCCCGCGCCGAAGAACTCATTCAAGAATGCGACCTGCTGATCGTCGTCGGCACCTCCGGGATCGTGCAACCAGCAGCCTCGCTCCCCCTCCTCGCACGCAACGTGCTGGAAATCTCGCCAGACGAGACCAACCTGACGCCCATTGCTAGCTACTCCTGGCGCACCACAGCAGCGCAAGGGTTGCCACTGCTGTTTTAG
- a CDS encoding IclR family transcriptional regulator gives MEHDSTGDITSGIKVLDRSVLILQAVADGPRSLAQLCEDTGLPRATTHRLATALEAHEFLSRTDDGRWRIGPGLVSLSSGHGDLLIETATPLMHQIMELTGESVQLYRISGNTRLCVATVEPTSGLHNSVPVGSRLSLTAGSAARVFAAFGSDEVRARVLNDAAFTASDLTEVRENGWAVSFSEREAGLASVSVPVFGPGNTIIAALSISGLDARFPRDAGEKWGALLIEAANQLAS, from the coding sequence ATGGAACACGATAGCACAGGTGACATCACAAGCGGAATCAAAGTACTGGATCGCTCCGTACTGATCCTGCAGGCCGTCGCCGATGGTCCTCGCTCCCTAGCCCAACTCTGCGAAGACACCGGGCTGCCACGGGCAACCACGCACCGCCTCGCGACGGCCCTCGAGGCCCACGAATTCCTCTCCCGCACCGATGACGGTCGCTGGCGCATCGGCCCCGGCCTCGTCTCCTTGAGCTCCGGGCACGGCGACCTCCTCATCGAAACCGCCACCCCGCTCATGCACCAGATTATGGAACTGACCGGCGAATCCGTGCAGCTCTACCGCATCTCCGGCAACACCCGCCTCTGCGTCGCCACCGTGGAGCCCACCTCGGGGCTCCACAACTCCGTGCCCGTCGGCTCCCGCCTCTCCCTCACCGCAGGCTCGGCCGCCCGGGTGTTCGCCGCTTTCGGCAGTGACGAGGTCCGCGCACGCGTGCTTAACGACGCCGCATTCACCGCATCAGATCTCACAGAGGTACGCGAAAACGGGTGGGCTGTGTCCTTCTCCGAACGCGAAGCCGGACTCGCCTCCGTCTCCGTCCCCGTCTTCGGCCCCGGCAACACCATTATCGCCGCCCTGTCCATCTCCGGACTTGATGCCCGCTTCCCCCGCGACGCAGGTGAAAAATGGGGAGCGCTGCTCATCGAAGCAGCCAATCAGCTAGCCTCTTAA